GCAAGCGATGATCGACGACGGCGTGCTCGAGGCCCCCGCGGTGGACGCCGCCTTCGGCCTCCACCTGATCAGCCACCTGCCGACGGGCACCGTCGCCGCCACGGCCGGGGCCATCATGGGCTCGGTGGACAACTTCACCGTCCGCATCCGGGGCAAGGGTGGTCACGCGGCGATGCCGCACAACGCCGTGGACCCCGTCCTCGCCGCCGCGCACGTCGTCACGGCCCTGCAGTCGCTGGTGAGCCGGGGCGCCGATCCCTTCGACCAGCTGGTGGTGAGCGTCACGCGCGTCGCCGCCGGCACGACCTCCAACGTGATCCCCGAGGAGGCGGAGCTCGAAGGCACCGTCCGCTGCCTCGGCGGCCCGCTGTACGCGGAGGTGCCGGACCGGTTCAGCGCCCTGGTCAAGAGCGTCGCCGGCGCGCTCGGCTGTACCGCCACGGTGGCCTATGCACGCCAGACGCCGCCGGTCGTCAACGACGCCGCGATGACGGAGCTCGTCGCCGGCGTCGCCGGCGAAATCGTGGGCGAGAAGAACGTCCTGAAGGGCGAGCGCATGCTCGGCGGCGAGGACTTCGCCTTCTTCCTCCAACGCCTGCCCGGCTGCTTCGCCTGGGTCGGCTGCGGCAATCCCGTGAAGGGCTACGACGCGCCGCACCACAGCCCGCGCTTCGACATCGACGAGGAGGCGCTGATCATCGGCGTCGATCTGCTCGAGCGGGTGGCGCGGGAGTACCTGCGCTGAACCGTCTCGCCGGGGAGCCGTCGGCCTACCTCGCATCCGCCGCTCACCAGCCCGTCCACTGGCGTCCCTGGGGCGAGGAGGCGTTCCTCGCCGCCCGCGCGGAGGACAAGCCCATCCTGCTCGACGTGGGCGCCGTGTGGTGCCACTGGTGCCACGTGATGGACCGGGAATCGTACGAGGATCCCGGCCTCGCGAGCTTCCTGAACGCGAACTTCGTCTGCATCAAGGTCGACCGCGACGAGCGGCCCGACGTGGACGCCCGCTACCAGCGGGCCGTCCAGGCCCTGACCGGCCAGGGCGGGTGGCCGCTCACGGCGCTCCTGACGCCCGACGGCGACGTGTTCTACGGGGGAACCTACTTCCCGCCCGACGACCGGCTCGGCCGCCAGTCGTTCCGCAAGGTCCTCGAGCGCGTGACGGAGGTGTTTCACGCCCAGCGCGACCGCGTGGCGGGCAGCGGGCGCGAGGTGACGGACCACGTCTCCCGCCTGCTGCTCGAGACGCAGCAGGGCGAGCTGTCCCCCGCGCTGCTCGAGAAGGGCGCCGCGCAGATGGCCCGGCTGTTCGACCCGAGCCACGGCGGCTTCGGCGGCCAGCCCAAGTTCCCGCATCCGGCAGCCGTCGAGTTCCTGCTGGCCCGCTGGTGGGACACGGGCGAGGAGCGGTGGCGCGACATCGCGGAGAAGACGCTGACCGGCATGGCCTCGGGCGGCGTGTACGACCAGATCGGCGGCGGATTCCATCGCTACTCGGTCGATGCGCGCTGGATCGTCCCGCACTTCGAGAAGATGTCGTACGACAACGCGGAGCTGCTCAAGGCGTACCTGCACGCCCACGCCGCCCGCGCCAATCCGCTGTTCCGCAGCGTCGCCGAAGGCATCGTGGACTGGTGCGTCGAGGTCCTGGCCGACCGGGAGCGCGGCGG
This genomic window from Gemmatimonadales bacterium contains:
- a CDS encoding amidohydrolase, coding for MTRPPAHEAEYAELVATRRDLHAHPELAFQERRTSALVAERLRALGYTVKTGQGRTGVVGVLRGGATVARTERKVLLRADMDALPIHEASEVAYRSTVPGVMHACGHDGHVAIGLGVAQRLAASRAEWRGTVKLVFQPAEESGNGAQAMIDDGVLEAPAVDAAFGLHLISHLPTGTVAATAGAIMGSVDNFTVRIRGKGGHAAMPHNAVDPVLAAAHVVTALQSLVSRGADPFDQLVVSVTRVAAGTTSNVIPEEAELEGTVRCLGGPLYAEVPDRFSALVKSVAGALGCTATVAYARQTPPVVNDAAMTELVAGVAGEIVGEKNVLKGERMLGGEDFAFFLQRLPGCFAWVGCGNPVKGYDAPHHSPRFDIDEEALIIGVDLLERVAREYLR